In Fibrobacter sp. UWB15, a genomic segment contains:
- a CDS encoding type I restriction endonuclease subunit R, producing the protein MAKLINFNGRFCESDYEFAFISYLEAEGWLYLPGNKLAREEIKEVLHSDDIKEYLAANNPDLLKDDVEKLFDTIRLVGAESDFATLHKFYNWLIDGIKFTPQDGKPRTIQLIDFERPENNIFRVVNQLTVEYINNGKKENRRPDVMLYVNGFPLCVIELKNPADANATIYDAWEQINIRYWRDIPHLLHYCPLACISDGVKTRLGTVRTPYEHFYAWRRINEGDKISTMPFAETEAMIKGVYNPVRFLEIFRDYVYFQDSEYDHDEKEIVCRYPQFFASRLLKRSIVKSVIEKSGKGGTYFGATGCGKTYTMAFLARQLALRCSDIPEIGSPTIVMIVDREELQKQGAKLFKKSTEFLNLGSVEVVKNRKQLREELGARESGGFYICTIQKFCDREDDKIGLINNRANIICFSDEAHRTQLEHSKKIQFSKDVDENMKAMISKPYAKVLREAFPHATFVGFTGTPIAETYQTFGDEIDRYTMDQAVADGLTVPIKYHPRIAKVLLDKEKVKLIEAYYKLCADEGATAEDIQASKKAMSSMEIILGEPSRLERLAVDIHDHYVSSCAGEPDRVQKAMIVCSSRQIAYDLLKKFQEKYPEWFVEKKTPDGVIATEEELKKMQPVPFMAMVASVGSNDRKEMYDYLGGVKNDSRSEELDIAFKNEKSNFRIVIVVDMWITGFDVPCLTYMYNDKALKKHMLIQTISRVNRKDTGKEYGLIVDYIGIRDNMREAMKLYGGDSSVAPTVDDVEQATAVFRGELEILKRLFAGYDIAPFLDPECEPAKRYMLLAKAAEYVFTSTQELNSEYRNGAKAPQKVSFKNYFLQVVKRMRVAFDICSPSGNLSEEESALAQCFMAIAGFVRKMSGTSDIDTDTMNRNVAKMVEEALKYSKVESVLESSDEENLFSPEFYEKLSDVKMPATKLELLVKMLRKQIKEFGKINQIAAKSFLEMLERTIEEYHERRKALTAEEAGETQEHATDEIIKSATEQALEILRQMNENRESFRKMGLTFEEKAFYDILLALRDQYNFEYGEDKEVDGVVINEKCKALAKKVKEIIDTKSSFADWLNNQNVRNSLKVDIKICLVKNGYPPQYSPEVFSKVMEQVENFEENQ; encoded by the coding sequence ATGGCGAAATTGATAAACTTCAACGGTCGCTTCTGCGAATCGGATTACGAATTTGCCTTTATCTCATATCTTGAAGCAGAAGGTTGGCTGTATTTGCCGGGCAACAAACTCGCCCGAGAAGAAATCAAGGAAGTCCTTCACTCCGATGACATCAAGGAATATCTGGCCGCAAATAATCCAGACCTGTTGAAGGACGATGTCGAAAAACTGTTCGACACCATTCGCCTCGTGGGTGCCGAAAGCGATTTTGCAACACTTCACAAGTTCTACAACTGGCTTATAGACGGCATCAAGTTCACTCCGCAAGACGGGAAACCAAGAACAATTCAACTGATAGATTTTGAACGCCCTGAAAATAATATCTTCCGCGTCGTGAACCAGTTGACGGTAGAATACATCAACAACGGCAAAAAAGAAAACCGCCGCCCCGATGTGATGCTGTATGTAAACGGTTTCCCGCTTTGCGTTATAGAACTGAAGAACCCCGCCGATGCAAACGCCACTATTTATGACGCCTGGGAACAAATCAATATCCGCTACTGGCGCGATATTCCGCATCTTTTGCATTACTGCCCGCTGGCCTGTATTTCCGATGGCGTAAAGACCCGTCTTGGAACGGTCCGCACGCCTTATGAACATTTCTATGCATGGCGACGAATAAACGAAGGGGACAAGATTTCAACGATGCCGTTTGCCGAAACCGAGGCGATGATAAAGGGCGTCTATAATCCAGTCCGCTTCCTTGAAATTTTCCGCGACTATGTTTATTTTCAGGATAGCGAATACGACCACGACGAAAAGGAAATCGTCTGCCGTTATCCACAATTCTTTGCGTCTCGTTTATTAAAACGAAGCATTGTCAAGTCTGTCATTGAAAAAAGCGGCAAGGGCGGCACTTACTTTGGTGCGACCGGTTGTGGCAAAACTTATACGATGGCGTTTCTTGCCCGTCAATTGGCGCTTCGCTGTTCCGACATCCCCGAAATCGGGTCGCCTACAATCGTGATGATTGTGGACCGCGAAGAATTGCAAAAGCAGGGGGCAAAACTTTTCAAGAAAAGCACGGAGTTCCTGAATCTAGGAAGCGTCGAAGTAGTAAAGAACCGCAAACAACTGCGTGAAGAACTGGGTGCGCGCGAAAGCGGAGGGTTCTACATTTGCACCATCCAAAAATTCTGCGACCGCGAAGACGATAAAATTGGCCTAATCAACAACCGTGCCAACATCATCTGCTTTTCGGACGAGGCTCACCGAACGCAACTGGAACATTCCAAGAAAATCCAGTTCAGCAAAGACGTTGACGAAAACATGAAGGCGATGATTTCAAAGCCTTATGCGAAAGTTTTGCGCGAAGCGTTCCCGCATGCGACTTTCGTTGGCTTTACGGGCACGCCGATTGCTGAAACATACCAAACCTTCGGTGATGAAATCGACCGCTACACCATGGATCAGGCAGTTGCCGACGGCTTGACGGTTCCTATCAAGTATCATCCGCGTATTGCGAAGGTATTGCTTGACAAGGAAAAAGTCAAACTCATTGAAGCATACTACAAGTTGTGTGCTGATGAAGGAGCAACAGCAGAAGACATTCAGGCCAGTAAAAAGGCGATGAGTTCCATGGAAATCATTCTTGGAGAACCTTCGCGGCTGGAACGCCTCGCTGTAGATATTCATGACCATTATGTTTCTAGTTGCGCGGGCGAACCGGACCGCGTGCAAAAAGCGATGATTGTGTGCTCCTCTCGCCAAATTGCATATGACCTGCTGAAGAAATTCCAGGAGAAATATCCTGAATGGTTTGTCGAAAAGAAAACACCTGATGGTGTTATAGCAACTGAAGAAGAATTGAAGAAAATGCAGCCCGTGCCTTTTATGGCGATGGTCGCAAGTGTCGGGAGTAACGACCGCAAGGAAATGTACGATTATCTTGGTGGAGTCAAAAACGATTCCCGTTCCGAAGAATTAGATATTGCCTTCAAGAACGAAAAGTCGAATTTCCGAATCGTCATTGTCGTGGATATGTGGATTACAGGTTTTGATGTTCCCTGCCTTACATACATGTATAACGACAAAGCCCTGAAAAAGCATATGCTTATCCAAACAATAAGCCGTGTCAACCGTAAAGATACGGGAAAGGAATATGGCTTGATTGTAGATTACATCGGCATTCGCGACAACATGCGCGAAGCGATGAAACTTTATGGCGGAGATTCTTCTGTCGCTCCGACGGTAGATGATGTGGAACAGGCAACAGCCGTATTCAGGGGCGAATTGGAAATTCTAAAACGCCTATTTGCCGGGTATGATATCGCTCCGTTCCTGGATCCGGAATGCGAACCCGCCAAACGGTACATGTTGCTTGCTAAAGCGGCAGAATATGTGTTTACATCAACGCAGGAACTCAATTCGGAATACAGAAACGGAGCAAAGGCGCCGCAAAAGGTTTCCTTCAAGAATTACTTCTTGCAAGTCGTGAAGCGAATGCGCGTGGCGTTTGATATCTGCTCGCCTTCTGGAAATTTGAGTGAAGAAGAATCCGCCCTTGCACAATGCTTTATGGCGATTGCGGGCTTTGTGCGTAAAATGAGTGGAACAAGCGATATCGATACCGATACGATGAATCGTAATGTCGCCAAAATGGTAGAAGAAGCGCTAAAGTACAGCAAAGTAGAAAGCGTTCTTGAAAGCAGCGATGAAGAGAATCTTTTCAGCCCGGAATTCTACGAGAAACTTTCCGATGTGAAGATGCCCGCAACTAAGCTTGAACTTCTGGTGAAAATGCTCCGCAAGCAAATCAAGGAATTCGGAAAGATTAACCAAATTGCTGCAAAATCGTTCTTGGAAATGCTCGAAAGGACAATCGAGGAATATCACGAACGCCGCAAAGCATTGACTGCCGAAGAAGCGGGTGAAACACAGGAACACGCGACGGACGAAATCATCAAGAGCGCAACAGAACAAGCTCTTGAGATTTTGCGCCAGATGAACGAAAACCGCGAAAGTTTCCGCAAGATGGGTTTGACCTTCGAAGAAAAGGCTTTCTATGATATTCTGCTAGCTCTCCGCGACCAATACAACTTTGAATACGGAGAAGACAAAGAAGTTGATGGCGTAGTCATTAACGAAAAATGCAAGGCCTTGGCGAAGAAGGTGAAGGAAATCATCGATACGAAATCTTCATTTGCCGACTGGCTCAACAATCAGAATGTACGTAATTCCCTTAAAGTGGATATAAAAATCTGCCTTGTAAAAAACGGATACCCGCCGCAGTACAGCCCCGAAGTATTCAGTAAGGTTATGGAACAAGTGGAAAATTTTGAGGAAAATCAGTAG
- a CDS encoding restriction endonuclease subunit S encodes MALKTYKLGELIEPSDERNSEGKYGIDDVRGISTGKEFIETKANMDGVGLASYKVVKKYEFAYVSDTSRRGDKISLAYNKNCPEFLVSSISTVFRVKQPKILLSDYLFIYFNRPEFDRFSRFNSWGSARETFSWADLCDIDITLPNKATQQKYVDIYESMVANQKAYEKGLDDLKLTCDAYIEELRRKTKCEKIGDYITFYNEKNVDEKITLEQGVNIKKEFITPQRENSSLASRKIVRTGQIVYCTQLNNENVAVALREGPDCVVSPVYDVVEVIRPKEIMVEYLLLWMQRSEFGRFVYWASKGTSYEFLSPENLQNYKIPIPDISVQRSIADIYKVYTERKRINEQLKQQIKDICPILIKGSLEE; translated from the coding sequence ATGGCTTTGAAAACGTATAAGTTAGGTGAGTTGATTGAACCATCGGATGAAAGAAATTCTGAGGGCAAATATGGTATTGATGATGTTCGAGGTATTTCTACAGGAAAAGAGTTTATAGAAACAAAAGCAAATATGGATGGCGTAGGTCTCGCTAGTTATAAAGTTGTAAAAAAATACGAATTTGCATACGTTTCAGACACTTCTCGTCGTGGAGACAAAATTTCTTTAGCGTATAACAAAAATTGTCCAGAATTCCTAGTTTCATCGATATCTACGGTTTTTCGTGTAAAACAGCCAAAAATACTTCTCTCTGATTATCTCTTCATTTATTTCAATCGTCCTGAATTTGATCGATTTTCCCGTTTTAATTCGTGGGGTAGTGCTCGTGAGACTTTTTCGTGGGCTGATTTGTGCGATATAGATATAACCCTGCCTAATAAGGCGACACAACAGAAGTATGTCGATATTTACGAGTCAATGGTTGCCAACCAAAAAGCTTACGAAAAAGGCCTTGACGACCTAAAGCTCACCTGCGATGCCTATATTGAAGAACTGCGAAGAAAAACGAAATGTGAAAAAATTGGAGATTATATCACATTTTATAATGAAAAAAACGTAGATGAAAAAATCACCCTAGAACAAGGCGTGAATATAAAAAAGGAGTTCATCACTCCCCAACGGGAAAATTCAAGTCTTGCATCAAGAAAGATAGTGAGAACTGGGCAAATCGTTTATTGTACACAATTAAATAATGAAAATGTTGCCGTTGCGTTAAGAGAAGGTCCCGATTGCGTTGTTTCCCCGGTTTATGATGTTGTTGAGGTGATTCGACCCAAAGAAATAATGGTAGAATATTTATTGTTGTGGATGCAACGTTCTGAGTTTGGAAGATTTGTTTATTGGGCTTCAAAAGGAACGTCCTACGAGTTTTTAAGTCCCGAGAACTTGCAAAATTATAAAATCCCCATTCCCGATATTTCCGTACAACGTTCAATCGCAGATATCTACAAAGTCTATACAGAACGCAAACGCATCAATGAACAATTAAAACAACAGATAAAGGATATCTGTCCCATTCTCATCAAGGGTTCGCTGGAGGAGTAA
- a CDS encoding N-6 DNA methylase: MAKKKAVETTLNLENILFNCRDILRAARNSGSFFEKRDMMLTLVFLRFIGEKFDDGVAKLRNVLIEQGLDPDDEGVRTAFFEDISFTDGTYYLPPEARWSNIIDTPAPKLNSALDGALHSIATDSKDLKGCFVEGTFMTRNLAPNDIKKLVDEVNKISHKKFGEEKDLIGRVYEYFLKEFAVNATKEEGEFYTPHDVVQLIASMIEPYDGTLYDPCCGSGGMFIQSAELVKSKQGDVNRINIYGQEKEAATYRLAKMNLALRGLSHHLGETNDSTFRNDLHRGLYFDYIMANPPFNLKGWYDSDLKDDARWADYETPPDSNANYAWILHMLSHLKPSDGVAGFLLANGALNDDDTINIRKKLIQNDKVEAIVVLPRELFITTDISVTLWILNQNKKGGKYNGRKLRNRTHEILFMDLRQWTENPVKNEQKKKVRLVTEQIERAANIYHTWQNEGIDGTNYALPELYRSVGIKEIEEKGWALTPSKYIEFIDHDLDIDYKKEMKRIQGEMKSLLATEKQSQEMLVKAFKGIGFDIE; this comes from the coding sequence ATGGCAAAGAAAAAAGCGGTCGAGACCACACTGAACCTCGAAAACATTCTCTTTAACTGTCGCGATATTTTGCGGGCTGCCCGAAATTCGGGTTCGTTCTTCGAAAAACGTGACATGATGCTCACGCTCGTGTTCTTGCGCTTTATTGGCGAAAAATTTGATGACGGTGTCGCCAAGTTGCGCAATGTGCTGATAGAACAAGGACTCGATCCTGACGATGAAGGAGTCCGCACTGCATTTTTTGAAGACATCTCCTTTACAGACGGAACTTACTATTTGCCTCCCGAAGCCCGCTGGTCGAATATTATCGACACACCCGCTCCAAAACTGAATTCCGCGCTTGACGGAGCCTTGCATAGTATTGCGACCGATTCAAAAGACCTCAAGGGCTGCTTTGTCGAAGGCACGTTCATGACGCGAAACCTTGCCCCCAACGACATCAAGAAGTTGGTGGACGAGGTGAACAAGATAAGCCATAAAAAGTTCGGCGAGGAAAAGGACTTGATCGGCCGCGTCTATGAATATTTCTTGAAAGAATTTGCCGTAAACGCCACGAAGGAAGAAGGAGAATTCTATACGCCACACGATGTGGTGCAGTTGATAGCCTCGATGATTGAGCCTTACGACGGAACGCTCTACGACCCGTGCTGTGGTTCGGGCGGCATGTTCATCCAGAGTGCGGAACTGGTCAAATCCAAGCAGGGTGACGTCAACCGCATCAACATTTACGGTCAAGAAAAAGAAGCCGCTACTTACCGCCTTGCCAAAATGAACCTAGCCTTGCGCGGGCTCAGCCACCATTTGGGCGAAACGAACGATTCCACATTTAGGAACGACTTGCACAGGGGGCTCTATTTCGATTACATCATGGCGAATCCGCCGTTCAATCTCAAGGGTTGGTATGATAGCGATTTGAAAGATGACGCTCGCTGGGCTGATTACGAAACTCCGCCAGATAGTAATGCGAACTATGCGTGGATTTTGCATATGCTTTCTCACTTGAAGCCGTCTGATGGCGTTGCTGGTTTCTTGCTTGCAAACGGGGCGTTAAACGATGATGACACGATTAATATTCGAAAGAAACTTATCCAAAATGACAAGGTTGAGGCAATTGTCGTACTGCCGCGGGAACTTTTCATTACTACCGATATCAGCGTGACGCTTTGGATACTGAACCAGAACAAGAAGGGCGGAAAATACAATGGTCGTAAACTCCGCAACCGCACGCACGAAATTCTCTTTATGGATTTGCGTCAATGGACGGAAAACCCCGTGAAGAACGAACAGAAGAAAAAGGTACGTCTTGTCACGGAGCAGATTGAACGGGCTGCAAACATCTATCACACTTGGCAAAATGAGGGAATCGATGGCACGAATTATGCGTTGCCGGAACTTTACCGCAGTGTAGGAATCAAGGAAATTGAGGAAAAGGGTTGGGCGCTTACACCGAGCAAGTATATCGAGTTTATCGACCACGACCTGGATATTGATTACAAGAAAGAGATGAAGCGTATTCAAGGCGAAATGAAATCCCTGCTCGCGACAGAAAAACAGAGCCAGGAAATGTTGGTAAAAGCCTTCAAGGGCATTGGCTTTGATATCGAATAG
- a CDS encoding DUF2971 domain-containing protein, translating into MKPTTLYKYLGIDGGLKMMKCHNLRFANATRLNDPFDCHYELIDFSKVPAEKCKMWPADVIEELESCHYKNLRKRTWICSLSKVYDSLLMWCFYSSYSGVCIGIDMEKTEKYLSRVMNGVFFGPQQLEVQYKDIVNKPNFFYKIDMIDYTRYQLSTKAKEWEHEKEVRLLLTDPGIGEIPSEYSDSDQKEDGSVDYEDVRFYPVIGRECFCELYLGINVEKEKQNEILKVARWLNPEMKIYRMTVDPDAFKLKPVLIQ; encoded by the coding sequence ATGAAACCAACCACGCTGTACAAATACCTCGGTATTGATGGTGGATTGAAGATGATGAAATGCCACAATCTTCGATTCGCCAATGCAACAAGATTAAATGACCCGTTTGATTGTCATTATGAATTAATAGACTTTTCAAAAGTTCCTGCAGAAAAATGCAAGATGTGGCCGGCAGATGTGATTGAGGAATTGGAGTCTTGCCATTATAAGAATTTGCGTAAGCGCACTTGGATTTGTAGTCTTTCAAAAGTCTATGATTCCTTGCTTATGTGGTGCTTTTACAGCAGTTATAGCGGAGTCTGTATAGGTATCGACATGGAAAAAACAGAAAAGTATCTTTCTCGGGTAATGAACGGGGTTTTCTTTGGCCCCCAGCAATTAGAAGTGCAGTATAAGGACATTGTCAACAAACCGAACTTCTTTTACAAAATCGATATGATTGATTATACCCGTTACCAACTATCGACAAAAGCCAAAGAATGGGAACATGAAAAGGAAGTCCGTTTGTTGCTAACAGATCCTGGCATTGGGGAAATTCCGTCGGAATATTCAGATAGCGACCAAAAAGAAGATGGTTCGGTTGATTATGAAGATGTCCGCTTTTATCCAGTTATAGGGAGAGAATGTTTTTGCGAACTCTATCTCGGTATCAATGTGGAAAAAGAGAAACAGAATGAAATTTTGAAGGTTGCTCGATGGCTCAACCCAGAAATGAAAATTTATAGGATGACTGTTGACCCTGATGCTTTTAAGTTGAAGCCCGTGTTGATTCAATAA
- a CDS encoding DeoR family transcriptional regulator — MRKKPSELDFEEYIRQVEPAKREKSYAWSTAIGLQQVDGLTPSDYLLEVAKKNIEGKISLNKAQKLIDSYYESKTERADDKDDTEEADKVSARIAQILSEKSFNFSPSFLIAIHKRLFEGVFKHAGEIRKYDISKKEWVLNGDSVMYGASFELRMALDYDFEREREFSYSNISMDEIVRHLAFFVSRLWQIHAFGEGNTRTTAVFTIKYLRSMGFKVGNDIFAKNSWYFRNALVRANYKNVRKGIQQEPEYLEKFFRNLLMGEHNELKNRYLHVDYKKVKGKAVIEKSKPNVAKKRSKNVPVNVPINVLINVPIKDRQKKIIAALSKDAHASAQKLAEKFGVTEKTIRRDLQLLKQQNIITRVGANKNGYWKVN; from the coding sequence ATGCGAAAGAAACCGTCAGAACTGGATTTTGAAGAATACATCCGTCAGGTCGAGCCCGCCAAGCGGGAAAAGTCCTACGCATGGTCTACGGCTATCGGCTTGCAGCAGGTTGATGGCCTGACTCCTTCAGATTATCTGCTCGAAGTCGCCAAGAAGAACATCGAAGGAAAGATTTCCCTGAACAAGGCGCAGAAGCTCATCGATTCCTATTACGAATCGAAGACGGAGCGTGCCGATGACAAAGACGATACTGAAGAAGCTGACAAAGTTTCTGCCCGCATTGCGCAAATATTGAGTGAAAAGTCGTTCAATTTCTCACCCTCTTTTTTGATTGCTATTCACAAGCGGCTTTTCGAGGGGGTGTTCAAACATGCTGGAGAAATTCGCAAGTACGATATTTCCAAAAAAGAATGGGTACTGAACGGAGATTCCGTAATGTACGGGGCATCGTTTGAATTGCGGATGGCTCTGGATTATGATTTTGAGCGCGAACGTGAATTTAGCTATAGCAATATAAGTATGGATGAAATTGTCCGTCATCTAGCGTTTTTCGTGTCGCGTCTCTGGCAGATTCATGCCTTCGGTGAGGGCAATACGCGTACCACGGCGGTTTTTACCATCAAGTATCTGCGTTCCATGGGCTTTAAAGTCGGGAACGACATTTTCGCCAAAAATTCGTGGTATTTCAGGAATGCCCTTGTCCGTGCGAACTACAAGAATGTGCGAAAAGGAATCCAGCAGGAGCCGGAATATCTTGAGAAATTCTTCCGTAATTTGCTGATGGGCGAACACAACGAACTGAAAAACCGCTACTTGCATGTTGACTACAAGAAAGTCAAAGGCAAAGCTGTGATCGAAAAATCGAAACCAAATGTGGCAAAAAAGCGTAGTAAAAACGTCCCTGTAAATGTCCCTATAAATGTCCTGATAAATGTCCCTATAAAAGATAGACAGAAAAAAATTATTGCCGCCCTCTCCAAGGACGCTCATGCATCGGCACAAAAGCTCGCCGAAAAATTTGGCGTTACGGAAAAAACAATCCGAAGAGATTTGCAACTGCTGAAACAGCAAAACATCATTACCCGCGTTGGCGCCAACAAAAACGGCTATTGGAAAGTAAATTAG
- a CDS encoding AgmX/PglI C-terminal domain-containing protein encodes MSFMEKIAFGLLGFVAFTYAGGTASVVAQKSKTKGFSYSYETEEIFMNECTQGANQRVCRCVFGKIKQQYSEADYWKLENDLRKNVDHPEYISYLTESVEQCDAEYTEDRSGGIGDGLAGMLGGGGGIATKAKGSIRTPSERDIEIGAGSSRYAADIMKVVRQRTPGLRHVYNKFLKKKPGFQGKVALKFTIAPEGEIINISIASSTTGYGEFDNEIKTAVSRWKFNKVKSGNTTITVPFTFSE; translated from the coding sequence ATGAGCTTTATGGAAAAAATCGCATTCGGATTACTCGGATTCGTCGCCTTCACGTATGCAGGTGGAACGGCTTCCGTTGTCGCACAAAAGAGCAAGACAAAGGGATTCTCGTATTCCTATGAAACGGAAGAAATCTTTATGAATGAATGTACGCAAGGCGCGAACCAAAGAGTATGTCGTTGTGTCTTCGGCAAAATAAAGCAACAATATAGTGAGGCCGATTATTGGAAACTAGAAAATGATTTGAGGAAAAACGTAGACCATCCAGAATACATTTCCTACTTGACAGAGTCTGTTGAACAATGCGACGCGGAATACACAGAAGATCGTTCTGGTGGTATCGGTGATGGTCTGGCCGGAATGCTTGGCGGTGGCGGAGGAATTGCAACAAAAGCAAAGGGCTCCATTAGGACTCCGTCTGAACGCGATATAGAGATAGGTGCAGGAAGTTCCCGTTACGCAGCAGACATCATGAAGGTTGTGCGTCAGCGAACGCCTGGTTTACGCCATGTCTACAACAAGTTTTTAAAGAAAAAGCCTGGTTTTCAAGGTAAGGTGGCTTTGAAATTTACAATCGCCCCTGAGGGTGAAATTATCAACATTTCCATTGCGTCCTCAACGACGGGCTATGGCGAATTTGATAACGAGATAAAAACCGCAGTAAGTCGATGGAAATTTAATAAGGTAAAATCAGGTAATACAACTATAACGGTTCCTTTTACCTTTTCGGAATAG
- a CDS encoding DsrE/DsrF/DrsH-like family protein — translation MSEVKKFLAKDFYKIDSQNSTLLDVREPSESTVRPVNGALQVPFFELSKKIDSIPKDKPVYVFCSTGDRSEEVAEILADRDYDVYNVEGGLDAVPKIHFVDAKGLKCPGPIVKVDEAVKSVSVGEEVQVEATEKAFFSDVNVWCQRTGNELKSLLEKDGVIYATIVKRDAPQSFEKRDFEHGKTFVVFSGDLDKAIASFIMANGAAAMGRPVTMFFTFWGISILRRPEKVRVKKSLIGKMFGFMMPRGSKKLGLSRMNFGGIGAKMIRAVMKKNGVSSLEELIESARQKGVKFVACQMSMELMGITAEELIDGVELGGVATMLGSTEKSDLTYFI, via the coding sequence ATGTCCGAAGTCAAAAAATTCCTTGCAAAAGATTTCTACAAAATCGATTCCCAAAATTCAACACTACTCGATGTCCGCGAACCGAGCGAGTCCACGGTACGCCCTGTAAATGGTGCGCTGCAGGTTCCGTTCTTTGAATTGTCCAAGAAGATAGATAGCATCCCGAAAGACAAGCCTGTTTACGTGTTCTGTTCTACGGGAGATCGTTCCGAAGAGGTTGCCGAAATTCTCGCCGACCGCGATTATGACGTGTACAATGTAGAAGGCGGGCTTGACGCCGTCCCGAAAATTCACTTCGTTGACGCCAAGGGCCTCAAATGCCCGGGCCCCATCGTGAAGGTGGACGAAGCGGTCAAAAGCGTGTCCGTCGGCGAAGAAGTCCAGGTGGAAGCGACCGAGAAAGCGTTCTTTTCGGATGTGAATGTTTGGTGCCAGCGTACCGGCAATGAATTGAAATCGCTCCTCGAAAAAGACGGTGTCATTTATGCGACTATCGTAAAGCGCGACGCGCCCCAATCTTTCGAAAAAAGGGATTTTGAGCACGGCAAGACGTTTGTCGTTTTCAGCGGCGATTTGGACAAGGCGATAGCCTCTTTCATTATGGCGAACGGAGCTGCCGCCATGGGCCGCCCGGTTACCATGTTCTTCACCTTCTGGGGAATAAGCATTTTGCGCAGGCCCGAAAAGGTGCGCGTCAAGAAATCGCTCATCGGAAAAATGTTCGGCTTCATGATGCCCCGCGGTTCCAAGAAACTAGGACTTTCGCGCATGAACTTTGGCGGAATCGGCGCCAAAATGATTCGTGCGGTTATGAAGAAAAACGGAGTTTCTTCGCTAGAAGAACTGATTGAAAGCGCAAGGCAGAAGGGCGTGAAGTTTGTCGCCTGCCAGATGTCGATGGAACTCATGGGAATCACAGCCGAAGAGTTGATTGACGGCGTGGAACTCGGCGGCGTCGCGACGATGCTCGGCTCCACAGAAAAATCCGACTTGACCTATTTTATTTAA
- the bioB gene encoding biotin synthase BioB produces MINRQTALEILNANADSLPNLIEQAYQLRTKYKGNRVSIQLLTNVRSGNCTQNCAYCAQSRDSEAPIEKYRYVEDKKLYGDNDLVDEMHLARHCIGLSGIRFADDDIEKLAERIRKMKKNDTQICCSIGFLTEKQALILKEAGLNRINHNLNSSRRFYPSICTTHTYQERIDNLKMLKGLGFEICSGGIIGMGETPEDVVDMLFELLEINPDSVPINFLLPVEGTRLATRDISALTPEYCIKVLCLARLMLPKSDIRCAAGREVYFKGHEKTLFKVADSIFASGYLTEGGQSLEETFRTIEAAGFTWQVESESSH; encoded by the coding sequence ATGATAAACAGACAAACCGCTCTTGAAATTCTGAACGCGAACGCAGATTCGTTACCGAACTTGATTGAACAGGCATATCAGCTGCGTACCAAGTACAAAGGCAACCGCGTAAGCATCCAGTTGCTCACCAATGTTCGCAGCGGGAATTGCACACAGAACTGCGCCTATTGCGCCCAGTCGCGCGATTCCGAAGCACCGATCGAAAAGTACCGCTATGTAGAAGACAAGAAACTTTACGGTGACAATGACCTCGTTGACGAAATGCATTTGGCGAGGCACTGTATCGGACTTAGCGGCATCCGCTTTGCCGACGACGATATCGAAAAACTTGCCGAGCGCATCCGCAAGATGAAAAAGAACGACACGCAAATCTGTTGTTCCATCGGGTTCCTGACCGAAAAGCAGGCATTGATTCTTAAAGAAGCCGGCCTCAACCGCATCAATCACAACCTGAACAGCAGCCGTCGTTTTTATCCGAGCATCTGCACCACGCACACTTATCAGGAACGAATCGACAACCTGAAAATGCTGAAGGGCCTCGGCTTTGAAATTTGCTCCGGCGGCATCATCGGTATGGGCGAAACGCCCGAAGACGTAGTGGACATGCTATTCGAATTGCTAGAGATTAATCCGGACTCGGTGCCCATCAACTTCTTGCTGCCGGTAGAAGGCACGCGCCTTGCGACGCGAGATATTTCGGCACTCACGCCCGAATACTGTATCAAGGTGCTTTGTCTTGCGCGCCTGATGCTCCCGAAATCGGACATCCGCTGCGCTGCCGGCCGCGAAGTGTATTTCAAGGGGCACGAAAAGACGCTTTTCAAGGTAGCCGATTCCATATTCGCGTCGGGCTACCTCACCGAAGGCGGCCAGAGTCTCGAAGAGACCTTCCGTACCATCGAGGCGGCTGGCTTCACCTGGCAAGTGGAAAGTGAATCATCCCACTAG